In Mercurialis annua linkage group LG6, ddMerAnnu1.2, whole genome shotgun sequence, the following are encoded in one genomic region:
- the LOC126686591 gene encoding NADH dehydrogenase [ubiquinone] iron-sulfur protein 5-B produces the protein MASGWGITGNKGRCYDFWVDFSECMSRCREPKDCGLLREDYLECLHHSKEFQRRNRIYKEEQRKLRAASRKVTEGGDGTDKHHA, from the exons ATGGCGTCGGGATGGGGAATTACAGGAAACAAAGGCAGATGCTACGATTTCTGGGTTGACTTTAGCGAGTGTATGTCTCGTTGCAGAGAGCCTAAGGATTGCGGTCTTCTTCGTGAAGACTACCTCGAGTGTCTTCACCACTCTAAAGAG TTTCAACGAAGAAATCGTATTTATAAGGAGGAGCAGCGTAAACTACGAGCAGCCTCACGAAAGGTCACAGAGGGTGGTGATGGCACTGACAAGCACCATGCGTAG
- the LOC126686587 gene encoding serine/arginine-rich splicing factor SR34B isoform X1, which produces MSSRASRTLYVGNLPGDIREREVEDLFYKYGPVAHIDLKIPPRPPGYAFVEFEEARDAEDAIRGRDGYDFDGHRLRVELAHGGRGHSSSDRHSSHSSGGGRGGDGGGGGGGGRGRGVSRRSEYRVLVTGLPSSASWQDLKDHMRRAGDVCFSQVFRDGSGTTGIVDYTNFEDMKHAIKKLDDTEFRNAFSRAYVRVKEYDSKRDSSRSPSRGRSRSKGRSVSRSRSRSRGRSSSRSRSRSKSPKTKSLRRSPTKSRSRSPVRSGSKARSLSRSRSRSRSPLPSRPKRVSKSPKKRSVSRSPSGSRSRSRSRSKSKSKSASPR; this is translated from the exons ATGAGCAGCCGTGCTAGCAGGACTCTTTATGTTGGAAATCTTCCTGGTGATATTCGCGAGAGAGAAGTAGAAGATTTGTTCTACAAG TATGGACCCGTAGCCCACATTGATCTCAAGATCCCACCAAGACCCCCTGGTTATGCTTTTGTTGAG TTTGAAGAGGCTAGAGATGCTGAAGATGCAATTCGTGGTCGTGATGGCTATGACTTTGATGGGCATAGACTACGG GTGGAGCTTGCACATGGTGGGCGTGGGCATTCTTCCTCGGATCGTCACAGTAGCCATAGTAGTGGTGGTGGTCGAGGTGGTgatggcggcggcggcggcggcggcggtcgCGGACGAGGAGTGTCCAGACGCTCTGAGTATCGAG TTCTGGTCACTGGGTTGCCCTCTTCGGCTTCATGGCAAGACCTTAAG GATCACATGCGCCGTGCAGGTGATGTCTGTTTCTCTCAAGTGTTTCGCGATGGGAGTG GCACCACAGGCATTGTAGATTACACAAACTTTGAAGACATGAAGCATGCA ATTAAGAAACTTGATGACACTGAGTTTCGAAATGCATTTTCTCGGGCGTACGTTCGG GTGAAGGAATATGATTCCAAGAGGGACTCATCGAGGAGCCCCAGTCGTGGTCGATCTCGTTCAAAAGGCCGTAGCGTCAGCCGCAGCCGCAGCCGTAGTCGTGGCCGAAGTTCTAGTCGAAGCAGGAGCAGGAG CAAATCTCCTAAAACTAAATCCTTGCGTCGCTCACCTACTAAGTCAAGATCAAGATCTCCTGTACGGTCTGGGTCAAAGGCTCGTTCATTGTCAAG ATCGCGTTCAAGATCAAGATCTCCGCTTCCATCT CGGCCGAAACGAGTGAGTAAAAGTCCTAAGAAACGAAGTGTCAGCCGGAGCCCGAGTGGTAGCAGGAGCAGAAGCAGAAGCAGGAGCAAGAGCAAGAGCAAGAGCGCATCCCCCCG GTGA
- the LOC126686587 gene encoding serine/arginine-rich splicing factor SR34B isoform X2 → MSSRASRTLYVGNLPGDIREREVEDLFYKYGPVAHIDLKIPPRPPGYAFVEFEEARDAEDAIRGRDGYDFDGHRLRVELAHGGRGHSSSDRHSSHSSGGGRGGDGGGGGGGGRGRGVSRRSEYRVLVTGLPSSASWQDLKDHMRRAGDVCFSQVFRDGSGTTGIVDYTNFEDMKHAIKKLDDTEFRNAFSRAYVRVKEYDSKRDSSRSPSRGRSRSKGRSVSRSRSRSRGRSSSRSRSRSKSPKTKSLRRSPTKSRSRSPVRSGSKARSLSSELGIGLGS, encoded by the exons ATGAGCAGCCGTGCTAGCAGGACTCTTTATGTTGGAAATCTTCCTGGTGATATTCGCGAGAGAGAAGTAGAAGATTTGTTCTACAAG TATGGACCCGTAGCCCACATTGATCTCAAGATCCCACCAAGACCCCCTGGTTATGCTTTTGTTGAG TTTGAAGAGGCTAGAGATGCTGAAGATGCAATTCGTGGTCGTGATGGCTATGACTTTGATGGGCATAGACTACGG GTGGAGCTTGCACATGGTGGGCGTGGGCATTCTTCCTCGGATCGTCACAGTAGCCATAGTAGTGGTGGTGGTCGAGGTGGTgatggcggcggcggcggcggcggcggtcgCGGACGAGGAGTGTCCAGACGCTCTGAGTATCGAG TTCTGGTCACTGGGTTGCCCTCTTCGGCTTCATGGCAAGACCTTAAG GATCACATGCGCCGTGCAGGTGATGTCTGTTTCTCTCAAGTGTTTCGCGATGGGAGTG GCACCACAGGCATTGTAGATTACACAAACTTTGAAGACATGAAGCATGCA ATTAAGAAACTTGATGACACTGAGTTTCGAAATGCATTTTCTCGGGCGTACGTTCGG GTGAAGGAATATGATTCCAAGAGGGACTCATCGAGGAGCCCCAGTCGTGGTCGATCTCGTTCAAAAGGCCGTAGCGTCAGCCGCAGCCGCAGCCGTAGTCGTGGCCGAAGTTCTAGTCGAAGCAGGAGCAGGAG CAAATCTCCTAAAACTAAATCCTTGCGTCGCTCACCTACTAAGTCAAGATCAAGATCTCCTGTACGGTCTGGGTCAAAGGCTCGTTCATTGTCAAG TGAACTGGGAATTGGATTAGGATCTTGA